From the Ctenopharyngodon idella isolate HZGC_01 chromosome 3, HZGC01, whole genome shotgun sequence genome, one window contains:
- the LOC127509869 gene encoding sterile alpha motif domain-containing protein 9, whose amino-acid sequence MDWATKAKDHSSDSSYICDTVSQVLVRRLKHVVHKDKDNLIKPESLDRYLTLAESAAEACKETQQTANKEAVSRLQRLKDYNTYNTAGHLGELQTAATVIQILQKTPLFNCLGQVLLGKITIEELSRKNSELMQYYHVLQKHNKCILQLKHTMKSHFDFLDNFFVNLVPFFAEKDKQKELTKPKVSRYFQQYTDLFCKINWSELVNSEHMNRMVKIEQTRQCLEKNKGDSYSGLLEYLYEEDSASTLEEIIQQYDFILKSKEARLMDIVNFIYANVILANINPASQYIMPYQDLRELLLRIIDRPIPFSEILPLHYITVLLLWHENCALPTSQMKTSYSTKLKPVSNGKRAAVHFYLGKDKGYGGLISHRDINSCLGSGQNISTQWNDEKIWKQVRDREKLCRFSGEICDGYINVTDVKVYPMFKSQLRKEYGTKVSFFIGFSVNGPVALDIDFES is encoded by the coding sequence ATGGATTGGGCAACAAAAGCCAAAGACCATTCAAGTGACAGCTCATACATATGCGATACAGTATCACAGGTACTTGTACGTAGGCTCAAGCATGTTGTTCACAAAGACAAAGACAATCTTATCAAGCCAGAGAGTCTTGATAGGTATCTTACATTGGCTGAGTCTGCAGCAGAGGCTTGCAAAGAAACACAACAAACTGCAAACAAGGAGGCTGTATCTCGACTGCAAAGACTAAAGGATTACAATACTTACAACACTGCTGGCCATCTCGGTGAACTTCAAACTGCAGCTACTGTCATACAAATACTGCAAAAGACACCACTGTTTAACTGTCTTGGTCAAGTCCTATTGGGTAAAATTACCATTGAAGAACTGTCAAGGAAGAACTCTGAACTAATGCAATATTACCATGTATTGCAGAAACACAATAAATGTATTCTTCAACTAAAACACACAATGAAgagtcattttgattttcttgacaatttttttgtcaatttagtACCCTTTTTTGCAgagaaagacaaacaaaaagaaCTGACAAAGCCCAAGGTTTCCAGGTACTTTCAACAGTATACTGACctcttttgtaaaataaattggAGTGAGCTGGTCAACAGTGAGCACATGAACCGCATGGTTAAAATTGAGCAGACGCGCCAATGTCTGGAGAAGAACAAGGGTGATTCCTATTCTGGCCTTCTGGAATATTTGTATGAGGAAGACTCTGCATCAACTCTTGAAGAGATCATCCAGCAGTATGATTTCATTCTGAAGTCAAAAGAAGCCAGACTGATGGACATTGTGAACTTTATCTATGCAAATGTAATTCTGGCCAACATCAACCCTGCATCTCAGTACATCATGCCTTACCAAGACCTTCGTGAATTACTCCTTCGAATAATTGATCGCCCCATACCTTTCAGTGAGATTCTGCCATTGCACTACATCACAGTTTTATTGTTATGGCATGAGAACTGTGCATTACCAACTTCACAAATGAAGACATCATACTCAACTAAGCTGAAACCTGTGTCTAATGGAAAGAGAGCAGCTGTTCATTTTTACCTAGGGAAGGACAAAGGTTATGGTGGTCTGATTTCCCATAGAGATATTAACAGCTGTTTGGGATCAGGGCAGAACATCTCAACTCAGTGGAATGATGAAAAAATATGGAAGCaagtgagagacagagagaaacttTGCCGATTTTCTGGTGAAATTTGCGACGGATATATCAACGTTACAGACGTGAAGGTTTATCCAATGTTCAAAAGCCAGTTACGTAAAGAATATGGCACAAAAGTGTCATTCTTTATTGGTTTCTCAGTGAATGGACCAGTTGCACTTGATATAGACTTTGAGTCGTAA
- the gga3b gene encoding LOW QUALITY PROTEIN: ADP-ribosylation factor-binding protein GGA3 (The sequence of the model RefSeq protein was modified relative to this genomic sequence to represent the inferred CDS: deleted 1 base in 1 codon) has product MRIMAFPEGESLESWLNKATHPTNRQEDWEYIIGFCDQINKELEGPQIAVRLLVHKIHSQEWEALQALTVLEACMKNCGRRFHNEIARYRFLNELIKVVSPKYMGDSVSDKVKNKIIEMLYSWTVAFPNESKIADAYQTLKRQGLVMSDPELTVDKTLIPSPPARPKNPVFDNEDMGKLLAELLRSKNPEDLQEANRLIKNMVKEDEARVQKMTKRINTLEEVNNNVKLLSEMLSHYDRDRSSDADRELIKELYERCDKLRRTAFKLATEAEDNDSSLGDILKANDDLSRVIGSYKRIVEGQADNGEGDDLPPAASEGCETTGTLIDLAGLDEPSSPPTVPPPSLPPQVPSTNPMASSIPVLPPPPRRLAGGHGSQTSSPNHKPPEQQSSLSLLDDELLSLGLNDPPSVPNRPKLDELSGQWTSLQAPDPGLDLFGSISAPSAVFPSTHTPAQTSHTQAVSQGLQDLSMLDFGGGKSVSGLSGIAGGTFGLSGGVMGSAAGPLASTNPFVSAAVPGSPAVARAQAVTGGSAPGSPFFQPFSSPSHSLQSSPARSSEPSLSNLYVPLESIRPSKVLPVTVYDKDGVRVLMHFAMDCPPGRPDVLVIVVSLLNTAPLPVRNILLQAAVPKSMRVKLQPPSGTEIAPFNPILPPASITQVMLLANPLKERVRLRYKLTYLLGERQYSEVGELDQFPPADRWGSL; this is encoded by the exons ATGAGGATCATGGCGTTTCCGGAGGGAGAATCGCTCGAATCTTGGCTCA ACAAAGCCACACACCCCACCAACAGGCAGGAGGACTGGGAATATATAATCGGGTTTTGTGACCAGATCAATAAGGAGTTGGAAGG TCCTCAGATAGCTGTGAGACTCCTTGTTCACAAAATCCATTCCCAAGAATGGGAAGCCCTTCAAGCTCTGACA GTACTGGAGGCGTGTATGAAGAACTGTGGGCGAAGATTTCACAATGAAATAGCCAGATATAGGTTTTTAAACGAGCTGATTAAAGTGGTTTCACCCAAG TACATGGGGGACAGTGTTTCCGACAAGGTGAAGAATAAGATCATTGAGATGCTGTACAGCTGGACGGTGGCGTTTCCCAATGAGTCCAAGATAGCAGACGCGTACCAGACGCTCAAGAGACAAG GACTCGTGATGTCGGACCCAGAACTGACGGTGGACAAAACCCTGATCCCGTCCCCTCCCGCACGGCCCAAAAACCCTGTGTTTGACAATGAGGACATGGGGAAG TTGTTGGCTGAACTTCTGAGGAGCAAAAACCCAGAAGATCTTCAGGAGGCGAACAGACTGATCAAAAACATGGTGAAAGAG GATGAAGCCCGAGTGCAGAAAATGACCAAACGCATCAACACGCTGGAGGAGGTGAACAACAACGTCAAGCTCCTGAGCGAAATGCTGAGTCACTACGACAGGGACCGATCGTCAGACGCCGACCGTGAGCTCATCAAG GAACTGTACGAGCGCTGTGACAAACTCCGACGCACCGCGTTCAAACTGGCCACTGAAGCGGAGGACAACGACTCCAGTTTGG GTGACATTCTCAAGGCAAACGATGATTTATCCAGAGTAATCGGCTCTTATAAACGAATCGTAGAAGGACAGGCGGACAACGGCGAGGGTGATGATCTCCCACCAGCTGCTAGTGAAG GATGTGAGACCACGGGCACATTGATTGATCTGGCTGGCCTGGATGAACCTTCCTCTCCCCCGACTGTCCCTCCTCCTTCTCTTCCTCCTCAGGTCCCTTCCACCAATCCTATGGCCTCATCCATCCCTGTGCTGCCGCCTCCTCCTCGCCGATTGGCTGGCGGTCATGGCAGTCAGACAAGCAGTCCCAATCACAAACCACCTGAGCAGCAATCCTCCCTCTCATTACTGGACGATGAACTCTTGTCTCTCG GCCTGAATGATCCGCCCTCTGTGCCAAACAGACCAAAGTTGGATGAATTGTCTGGTCAGTGGACGTCCTTACAG GCTCCTGATCCGGGCCTGGACCTGTTTGGGAGCATCTCGGCACCGAGCGCCGTCTTTCCgtcaacacacacacctgcacagACCTCACATACC CAGGCTGTCAGTCAGGGGCTGCAGGATCTCTCCATGCTGGACTTTGGAGGTGGAAAGAG tgTTTCTGGTCTGAGTGGCATTGCTGGAGGTACTTTTGGTCTCTCTGGAGGTGTCATGGGCTCCGCGGCTGGCCCTCTTGCGTCCACTAACCCATTTGTGAGCGCGGCGGTGCCTGGCTCGCCCGCTGTGGCTCGGGCTCAGGCGGTGACGGGCGGCTCGGCTCCAGGCAGCCCTTTCTTTCAGCCCTTCTCATCCCCGTCCCACTCACTCCAGAGCAGCCCAGCACGGAGCTCCGAACCCAGCCTGTCCAACCTGTACGTCCCGCTCGAGTCCATCAGACCCA GTAAAGTCTTACCTGTGACGGTGTACGATAAGGACGGAGTTCGTGTTCTTATGCACTTTGCGATGGACTGTCCGCCGGGTCGACCGGACGTCCTGGTCATCGTGGTGTCGCTGCTCAACACGGCACCGTTACCCGTGCGGAACATATTGCTGCAAGCAGCGGTTCCAAAG TCTATGAGAGTGAAGCTTCAGCCGCCGTCAGGTACAGAGATTGCGCCCTTTAACCCCATCCTGCCCCCCGCGTCCATCACTCAGGTCATGCTGCTCGCCAACCCACTGAAG GAGCGTGTGCGTTTACGCTATAAGCTGACGTATCTTCTGGGAGAACGTCAGTACTCGGAGGTGGGAGAGCTGGATCAGTTTCCTCCAGCAGACAGATGGGGGTCTCTGTAG